The Aquincola tertiaricarbonis genomic sequence AATGCCGGTGTCAATATGCGTGACATAGCCGGCGGACTGAACCGTGAAACCAGCGGCAAACTCGCGCCACGTAAACGAAGTTTCTGCTACCGCCCTAGGCGCTGTGGCAAGATCAGCCGGCATCGAATCGTAAATTGGCACCGCCATCGCTTTCGCAAAGTAAACGGACAGTCCAATCAAACACGCCAACTTCGTCAACATTTTTGTCATTCATCTCCTCCATGTTTTGCTGCATGACGATAACAGCCCCTTAGTACTTCCGCAGCGGGTGAATATTCAACGGTCGACTATCTGTAAATATCGTGCTGCCTAGTCAGCGAGGCGAGCAGTCGCTGCGCCCGACGCAGTCAACACGCAGGGTCCGTCGGCGACACGTCCGGAGCGATCTTTGAAGCCGAACGGCTACTGTGCAGCGGTTACTGTCCTTTGCCTTGCTGACGTGGACGTAGGAAAGCAGTCGATCCACGTCGGAGTCCAGCCGTCCAGCCAGTGAGGCAGTAGCAGGTATGCCGCAACGGAGGTTAAACCCCATGTGCACTAACCAAGCATCTCAAAAGATATCTGCGTAAGCGATCAGGCCGGCATCTGCAGTTCAGAAACGCCCCCATCCGGACGGAACCACAGGTCTCGTATTGCTGCATCGTCACTCTTCGGCTTCGGCTTCACGTCCCGCACCTTAAATGTGGTCGGCAGATTGACCGAGTTACCAAAGATCAAAGCATGCTGCTTTGGCAAGGACGGTAGCCGCTTCATTACGCTGTCAGACACGAAGGGAGTCATTTGTCGGATGTGCTGAAGATCGTCTGGATTCTGTATGCGGTGGACAATGTAGTTGGAACATTGGGACAGAACCGTCTTCGAGAGTTCACTTGGCCGCTGCGATGCGACCATAAGAAAGAGGCCATACTTGCGCCCCTCTTTCGCAATGCGTTGAAACACTCGGCTGGCGTCAATTGCATGACCCGAGGAGCGCTCTGCCACGTAACGATGGGCCTCTTCCAGAATTAGATTCACTGGCGCCCGGTTTCTTGGCTCTGCTTTTCGTAGACGATCAAAAATCAGACGAGCAATCACAGCAGAGGCTACCTCAACGACTTCGTCGGGTGCCTCGTTCATGTCCAATATGATCAATTGCGCCGACCGTTTGAACCCCTCCTTATGCCTGGTTAGGCCTATGCAGCGTTCCACAAACTGCGCGCGATCGAGTTCGTGTTCAAGCAGCCTCGAAGGGTGCACGCGCAGAAATGCGAACTCTTCTCGCTCACGAATCCACTTGAAGCGTGTGACCATCTGCGCACAGTAATCGCGGATCTGCCGATTGCCATGCGCCTCTTCGTACAGCAACGCGAGGTCAAGCGCCTTCTCCATGTCGTCAAAGGCAAACTGCTTGTTCGCATAGTTAGGCAATGACACTTCGTCTCGAATGAAGCCGGTCAAGAGCTCACTGAATCCTTTCGCGTCAGCCATTTCGCCGTACTTCACGTCTATCTTCGCTCGCACTGTTGTGATGCTCAGTTCGGGCGTGTTGAACGTGGCGAGAAGGGCAAGAATACGGTCCTTCTTCGACGGAGTACCGGCGTCGCCCTGCATGATGTGCAGCAGACACGACGCCAGAATATGGTTCCTCAATTCGTCTAACGCCACACCGTCGCTCCCTGCGAACAGCGTGGATAGCCCCAGCGCCGTTCTCAGTACGGGTTGCTGGGTTTTTTCACTCGCCCGCAAGAGTAACTCCCATTCCTCTACAGACATGAACCAATGAGGGAGCCGAAACACTGAAGTCGATTCAGCCTCATCCAGAGGGGCAACAGCTGACGCCAGTGGATTGGTTTCAAGCTTGACGTAGTGCCGCTTTATCCCCTTTGGTAGTTCTCCGAAGGCCGAGCGGTACTCCCCGTTCACGTCAAGAAGAAAGAACGTTGCACCTCGCGCGAAATATTCGTCGTTCTTCTCAAACAGCGATTGCAGCACGGTCGCCACGGTGCAGGACTTCCCACTCCCTGTGTTGCCCAAGATCGCCGCGTGACCCCCGAAAAATTCGTCGATGCGAATCTTTATGTCGTAGTCCTTGAAGATGGCGGATGTCCCAATCGTGAGCGCGTTATAGCGGGTAGCAGTTCCGTTTCCAAGCGGAGCAGGAATGATCTCGCGCGCACACTGAACTTCAAAGATCCGATCAAGTTCCTCGTCAAGAACATAGAGTGCATCGGCATACAAGGACGGGAAAGTTGAAACCCCAAATCTGAAAGCACCGTCTCGCTGTTGGGGCAGCATGCCAACTGGCACCAAATCCAGATACTTTGCCGACGACGCCTTGTCTATTTCTTCCTGTCCGTGACGCTCGCTGCGGGACATTGGGGCGTCCTTTTCACGTAAGCCGACAACCTCGGCGACAACGTATTCGGCCTGTGCCGGCATCACGACAAATGAACCCAGCCGGGCGACGTAGTGGACGTCGTCAAATCCGACTACTGTAAAATTAGAACTTCCACCATGCAGTTCCACGACAAATCGATCAGCAGCAACGGAGACCACCTTGCCGATGGCTCTACGACGATCATCAGAAGTCATTGCCTGCCTCTTCGGCTGCGTCGAGGTTCTTTCCCTGCGCGATGAGATCCTGGAGCACTCTGGCGACGGCCGTATCGACTTTGTCGCCAGGAGATTCCGGCATGAACTTCCCAACAAACGTCTCGAAGTAGTGAGCGCGCGATTCCTTAGTCGGCGCGTCTCCGCCTATCAGCCAGATGCGTGGATCATTGAGCGCCTTTAGTTTTTCGGGAATGCCCTTTGCATCTGGCGGCAAGAACGCGACCAAGCGAAATGTTGGCACTGTCAAGGCCTGGAAGATGATGTTGTTAACATGCTCGTCGCCAAAGCTGTAGCCCAACGAAACCAGAACACTCTGCTCTCGCACGACTCGTGCCTGGAACTCGCGGAACAGGTCCGAATATGGAGAGCCAAAGCTTGCGTTTTGCTTCATTGGCGTCGGATAGATCATTACCCGGTCTGCGGTCCTGGCCGACGCGGGGCCGACCTCACGAATCGGAAATAGGCTGCCGCCTTCTTCCACCCAGTTGATGGACCCGTGCAGCTTGCACAGATAGATAAAGCTATCCACTGCAGCCCATTTGCGATTCGTCAGATCCAGTTGCTCTGCGAGTGCGTATCGATATGTTGTCGGGTTGAATCGCCGCTCGATAGTTCCAGAGAAGCCGTTGCAATAGGGCATCCCGAGGCGGTCCATCGCCGTCTCGCTGAACAGGTCGTAGTTTGTCGTGAACACCCAGGGCCGGGGCAAAGTCCGATCTCGATAGACTAGTTTGCGATAGAAGGATTGGTAGAGGTCAACGACGTCCGAATCCCCGTGCGAAAAAGCTCCCTCGGAGCATCGCCTTGTCACGAAGACGGTCACCTTCTTTATCAACGAGTCAACTGCAGCAGCGCCCTTTCGCAGCTCGTCGCTTTTGCTTCGCCTCAGTACGAACTGGAAGCTATAAAGAGCCTCCATAAGGCGCTCCAGATTGTTCTTGAATTCTCCCGCGCCCAGGTCAAATCCGAGGTGCTTAGCAAGAGCCTCCCGTTCTTCGGCACTCGGAAACTGCACGTCGTCGAATCCAGGGGCCGCGGCTAGGAATTCCGCGGCCAGCGGCGCCATCGTCGGGATGCCCTTTTGTTGCCCTTCGCGCGACAGCGACGAGCATCCCGAGCCAAAAAGGAACGATAAATGCTTGGCGTTGAGCGCGTCGTGCAAGTTCTCGCGTACCCTTGATGCAGCCCGCTCCCAGATGAAAGGTGCCCCATTTTTCGGGGCGACCACATCGTCTGCACCTTTGAAAAATGAGAACTTTGCCTCTGCCGACTGTTCGTCCATCGTGCTCTCCCTTGGCGCTTTTGCGCCTATTGAAGGGCCAGTATTACATTAAGGCGCGTGACCACAGGTGCAGCGCAGCGCGTGAAGCTAAGTAATCTCTGTCGGGCGCGCTAGATTTCCCCGCGACGCTTCGCCACTGGTTGAATTCTTCGAAGCGCTTTCGTTCTGATCTTCCTCAAAGTGGGCTGCGAAGCACGAGGTTCGAAGTGTCAGGGCTACAACTGTTGACGACGCCCCTGGCTCCAAAGCGGACGTTAGCGGCTTTCCGCTATCAGTCTTCACGGACACTGAGGTCGATACGGTGACGACAGAAAGTCACCACGCGGTCATGACGCCCTACTGCTAATCAAACTCAGCCCCCTTCGCCGGAACAATCTTCCAGCACCTCCCCGCCTTCGACGGCGCCTGCTGCTCAGCATCCCACCGGGTGACCTTGAGAAAAGCGCCAGGCATATCCAGCGGCACATGCCTCGGCCGCCCCACCTCGTTGCACATCCACGCCTGCCACGTGGTCCCCTCCTCCGGCGTCAAGAACTTCGGTTCCCGCGGTGATGTCAGCACGAAGAAGATCTTGATTTCAGACGGCAGCAACCCCGCTGCGCGTAGCTTTTCCAGCCGAGCTACCTTGCTGCGGAACTGCGAGTTCGACCAAGCTGATTCAGCTTTGGCCTCGATCATCAACAAGGTGTCGTCGAAGGCGACGATGAGGTCCATGTCTTCCTGGTTGCCGTTCACCAGGCCCGCGTCGTTGCGCTGCGGCTCGAATCCGCGCTCGCCTCGCGCCACCAGCGTGAGCGCGCCGACCAGCCAATCGAGGTGGTAATCCATGGCCCACCATGCGGTGGCGGGAACGTCCTTGCCGATGGCCTTGGCCAAGTTCGCGCGAAACCCTTCATCCAGTCTCTCGCTGGTCGGCCCCAGAGCGTTGCGGATGAGCCAGAAACGCTCCTTGCGATTGAAGCGCTTGAGCGCGTCCACCAATGTCATGCTGCCGCTCATCCCTGGGTCCCTGCCTGTGTGATTGATTAACACACCGTAACAGTCCCAGGTGACGCGGCGCAATGCACTGTCGCGCACGCGCCATGGGGGATAACCCCCTCACACCACCAGCAATCCCCTGAACCCCCTCGCCGCGTAATACGACTGCGCGCCGTTGTGATACACGAAGCCGCGCCCATACCGGTAATCCCCGAACAGCGCCCCGCCCTCCCGGCGCAGCGCTTCGGGCGTCAGCAGCCAGCTCGATGTCTTCTGGTCGAAGGGGCCCAGCGTCTGCAGCGCCAGGTATTCGGCTTCGCACAACAGCCGCAGCCCCATGGCCGCCGCCATTTCCACCGCACTGCCCGCCGGCCGGTTTTCCTTGCGAGAT encodes the following:
- a CDS encoding ATP-binding protein — encoded protein: MTSDDRRRAIGKVVSVAADRFVVELHGGSSNFTVVGFDDVHYVARLGSFVVMPAQAEYVVAEVVGLREKDAPMSRSERHGQEEIDKASSAKYLDLVPVGMLPQQRDGAFRFGVSTFPSLYADALYVLDEELDRIFEVQCAREIIPAPLGNGTATRYNALTIGTSAIFKDYDIKIRIDEFFGGHAAILGNTGSGKSCTVATVLQSLFEKNDEYFARGATFFLLDVNGEYRSAFGELPKGIKRHYVKLETNPLASAVAPLDEAESTSVFRLPHWFMSVEEWELLLRASEKTQQPVLRTALGLSTLFAGSDGVALDELRNHILASCLLHIMQGDAGTPSKKDRILALLATFNTPELSITTVRAKIDVKYGEMADAKGFSELLTGFIRDEVSLPNYANKQFAFDDMEKALDLALLYEEAHGNRQIRDYCAQMVTRFKWIREREEFAFLRVHPSRLLEHELDRAQFVERCIGLTRHKEGFKRSAQLIILDMNEAPDEVVEVASAVIARLIFDRLRKAEPRNRAPVNLILEEAHRYVAERSSGHAIDASRVFQRIAKEGRKYGLFLMVASQRPSELSKTVLSQCSNYIVHRIQNPDDLQHIRQMTPFVSDSVMKRLPSLPKQHALIFGNSVNLPTTFKVRDVKPKPKSDDAAIRDLWFRPDGGVSELQMPA
- a CDS encoding SIR2 family protein; the protein is MDEQSAEAKFSFFKGADDVVAPKNGAPFIWERAASRVRENLHDALNAKHLSFLFGSGCSSLSREGQQKGIPTMAPLAAEFLAAAPGFDDVQFPSAEEREALAKHLGFDLGAGEFKNNLERLMEALYSFQFVLRRSKSDELRKGAAAVDSLIKKVTVFVTRRCSEGAFSHGDSDVVDLYQSFYRKLVYRDRTLPRPWVFTTNYDLFSETAMDRLGMPYCNGFSGTIERRFNPTTYRYALAEQLDLTNRKWAAVDSFIYLCKLHGSINWVEEGGSLFPIREVGPASARTADRVMIYPTPMKQNASFGSPYSDLFREFQARVVREQSVLVSLGYSFGDEHVNNIIFQALTVPTFRLVAFLPPDAKGIPEKLKALNDPRIWLIGGDAPTKESRAHYFETFVGKFMPESPGDKVDTAVARVLQDLIAQGKNLDAAEEAGNDF